From Roseateles sp. SL47:
GCCACGGGCCGCCCCTATGGCCCGGACTTCCCGGCGCTGTCCGTGGAAGACATCGCGGACGCCGCCGCGCATGCCGTGCGTGCCCTGGGCATCGAGCAACTCGCGGCGGTGATCGGCGCGTCCATGGGGGCGATGACGGCCTTGTCGCTGGTGGCGCGTCATCCACGGCTCACGCGCCATTTCATCAATGTCTCCGGCGCGGTGCATGCCCAACCCTTTGCCATCGCCATCCGTGCGTTGCAGCGTGAAGCCATTCAGCACGACCCGCACTGGCAGCAAGGCCGGTACGACCCTCAGCGTTATCCCCTCAACGGCATGCTGGTGGCGCGCAAGCTGGGGCTGATCACCTACCGCTCTGCCACGGAATGGACGGAGCGGTTTGGTCGTATGCGTCTGGACGGGGCGCATGTCCCGGAGGGGGGCGCATCGAATGCGAACTCACACTCGGCGACGGCATCCGCATCCGCATCCGCATCCGCATCCGCGGCCGCACCTACGCCCACGCCCACGCCCACGCCGAACGCCGGGGCTACCTACAGCATGGAGTTTGCGGTGGAGGGGTACCTGGCCTGTCAGGCGTACAGGTTCGTGCGCAACTTCGATCCCAATGCCTACCTTGCGCTCAGCCGCGCCATCGACTGGTTTGATCTGGGCGAGGTGTGTCATGGAGACCCGGACGCGGCGTTGGCGCAGTTGCAGCTCGAAAGCGCGCTGGTCGTGGGCGTGGACAGTGACTTCCTGTTCCCGCTGGCACAGCAGCGGCAGATCGCGGAGGGCCTGCGCGCTGGGGGTGTTGCGGTCACCTTTGCGCCGCTGGCGTCCTCGGCCGGTCATGACGCATTCCTGGTGGACATTGCCCAGTTCGGACCGCCCATCGGGGCTTACCTGGCGGGCTTGGCCAGGGCATCCACTTCGCCCGGCGGCAAGGAGGTTCTTGCAGCGCCATCAATGCCAATGTCATCGCCAGCGCCAGCGCCAGCGCCAATGCCAATGCCAATGCCAAAGCACGAGCACGAGCACGAGCACGAGCACGAGCACGAGCACGAGCACGGGCACGGGCACGGGCACGGGCATCCGCACCCGCACCCGCACGAACACGGGCACCAGCATCCGCACGAACACGCCGCTGCGCAGGCTCACCTGGGCGCCGCCCCCGCCACCGCCGCCCCCGCCGCCGCCACTTCCGCCTTCACCCCCGCCTGAGGTGCCCACCATGACCCCAACCGTTCCCACCCTGGCGCTCGTCACCGGCGCCAATCGCGGCATCGGCCTGGAAATCGCCCGGCAACTGGCCGAGCAGGGCGTGCGCGTCCTGCTCACCGGTCGTCGTGCTGGCGCGGCTGCAGAAGCGGCCCGCCAGCTCAGCGCAGAA
This genomic window contains:
- the metX gene encoding homoserine O-acetyltransferase MetX → MMEFIPPGTRFVPLPDAFPLKRGGTLSGARIAYEMVGALSPQRDNALLILTGLSPDAHVCAHEDDPRPGWWEAMVGPGKPVDTDRWCVVCINSLGSCKGSTGPASTAPATGRPYGPDFPALSVEDIADAAAHAVRALGIEQLAAVIGASMGAMTALSLVARHPRLTRHFINVSGAVHAQPFAIAIRALQREAIQHDPHWQQGRYDPQRYPLNGMLVARKLGLITYRSATEWTERFGRMRLDGAHVPEGGASNANSHSATASASASASASAAAPTPTPTPTPNAGATYSMEFAVEGYLACQAYRFVRNFDPNAYLALSRAIDWFDLGEVCHGDPDAALAQLQLESALVVGVDSDFLFPLAQQRQIAEGLRAGGVAVTFAPLASSAGHDAFLVDIAQFGPPIGAYLAGLARASTSPGGKEVLAAPSMPMSSPAPAPAPMPMPMPKHEHEHEHEHEHEHEHGHGHGHGHPHPHPHEHGHQHPHEHAAAQAHLGAAPATAAPAAATSAFTPA